In Dickeya dadantii NCPPB 898, one DNA window encodes the following:
- a CDS encoding type III secretion system chaperone: MTSTHLASTPSASTQATSAQQLAARLLQHFSQFNRQRLTLNNGICVLNGADGREAAVIEVPAHSDNLLLHCQVVSLKGEDRLAVYRLMLLLNFEMAAMRGCWLALDEYDNLRLCSQYPLDKLDEAGFSALMNGYIRQVEETRTFIERTLAEIQAA; encoded by the coding sequence ATGACATCAACGCACTTAGCCTCAACGCCTTCAGCCTCAACGCAAGCGACCTCGGCACAACAACTGGCGGCGCGGCTGCTGCAACATTTTAGCCAGTTCAACCGGCAGCGCCTGACGCTGAATAACGGCATCTGTGTACTGAACGGCGCGGACGGTCGGGAGGCGGCGGTGATTGAAGTGCCGGCGCACAGCGACAATCTGCTGCTGCACTGCCAGGTGGTGAGCCTGAAAGGCGAAGACCGGCTGGCTGTCTACCGCCTGATGCTGCTGCTCAATTTCGAGATGGCGGCGATGCGTGGTTGCTGGCTGGCGCTGGATGAGTACGACAATCTGCGCCTGTGCAGTCAGTATCCGCTCGACAAACTGGATGAAGCGGGTTTCAGCGCGCTGATGAACGGCTACATTCGGCAGGTGGAAGAAACCCGTACGTTTATCGAACGGACGCTGGCGGAGATTCAAGCCGCCTGA